The Campylobacter hyointestinalis subsp. hyointestinalis nucleotide sequence TTTACCTTTTGAGTCACTAAACATCATCTCTCCGCCAACGGCTCCTGTAAGAATCCCGTTTTTATGATGAAGTTCGTTTGCGAAGTTTATATCAAATCCAAGTTTAGCTTGTGCCGCGTCAGTTGCGATATGAAAACCGCCGCTAAATACAACCGTTTTTATACTTTTGGATTTTAAATAAGCTATGATCTCTTTTGCGCCATTTATAAATGGTAAATTTGAAGCTATATGTGTAGCATCTTCAAGTTTTAAACCTTCTATAAATTTTACTCTTTTCACTAAACTTTCATAAAAATCAAGCTCTCCAGCCATAGCTCTTTTTGTGATATCACAAACTTCTTTATCTTTTCCAACTGCTTTTGAAAGGATGGTGATAGTCTCACCATCCATCAAAGTAGAATCAAAATCAAATACGCAAAGTTTTATCATCTAAAGCCTTAAAAATCACGTTTTAAAAGCGCTTCGACTTTTAATATAGTAAGGATATTATTGTCCCTTTTACCTATACCTTGGATCATTCCTTTATCTCTTGCTAAAGTCTCAGGCGGCTGATCTATGCGGTTTTTATTTATCCTGATAGCCTCTGTAAGCCTATCTATAACAAAGCCTGCGATATTATCATCATCTTTCATAACTATGTAGCGTGTATTTGCAGTCATCTTTGTCGGATTTAGATTAAATTTGATTCTCAAATCTATAAGAGGTATTACGCTACCTCTTAGATTGAACACACCTAAAACATAGTCTGGAACACTAGGCACTCTAGTGTATTCTATAGGTTTGATTATCTCTTTTATGTACAAAATAGGAATCGCAAATTCTTCCTCGCCAACTATAAAGCCAACAAGTTGTTCAACTTCTTCTTTATCTCTAGCAGTAGGCTCTTTTATTTGTTGCTTCTGTTTTTGTAAAACTTGTTCTAATTTATCGCTCATTTTACTTTCCTTACATTAGCTTGATGTTTTTTC carries:
- the serB gene encoding phosphoserine phosphatase SerB, translated to MIKLCVFDFDSTLMDGETITILSKAVGKDKEVCDITKRAMAGELDFYESLVKRVKFIEGLKLEDATHIASNLPFINGAKEIIAYLKSKSIKTVVFSGGFHIATDAAQAKLGFDINFANELHHKNGILTGAVGGEMMFSDSKGKMLARLKQFLNLKDEEVACVGDGANDVSMFKEASTGIAFCANEILKKAATHIVDVKDLREIKQIL
- a CDS encoding chemotaxis protein CheW, whose amino-acid sequence is MSDKLEQVLQKQKQQIKEPTARDKEEVEQLVGFIVGEEEFAIPILYIKEIIKPIEYTRVPSVPDYVLGVFNLRGSVIPLIDLRIKFNLNPTKMTANTRYIVMKDDDNIAGFVIDRLTEAIRINKNRIDQPPETLARDKGMIQGIGKRDNNILTILKVEALLKRDF